The DNA window AAATCACTAAAAAATCGGTAAAATGCAACGTTTCCATAAAGGACAATCGATGTTACCACAGCGACCGCCACTAAATAACGATTTTTGGCTTTCTCACTTTTAAGAAATAACGAGACCCCATAAATAAACAACAACATACTCAAAGGATTAATAAACAAGATAAATTCTTGCAATAAATTATCGATTGTAATCGAAAAGCTGGTCTTATAAACAATGTATGTTTTTAGCCAAGTGGCGATGATGGCAATTGCCAGAATTGAATGTTTCGGCCATTCTTTTTTCAACATTCCCAGACACCCTCCTATTCTCAGTGATTTTTTCGAACATGCCTTAATAATCCAGTATAGAAGATTAATAAATTTATATGAAGTAATATCCCTTATTTTAGACGACTAGAGCTAAAATAAGTTTCGTTAAACGAATTTATTTTTTATCATATTCGGATTTTTTTTGGCGTAAGATGAGCATTGCCGTTGCGTATTCTTTAGCAGTGATAAATTGCAAGCGATACAATTCTTTTATTTCTTCTTCCATCAACCCAAGGTCGGCACT is part of the Planococcus kocurii genome and encodes:
- a CDS encoding YqgQ family protein, with translation MKSLYDVMQLLKRYGTIIYTADYSADLGLMEEEIKELYRLQFITAKEYATAMLILRQKKSEYDKK